In Kineococcus sp. NBC_00420, a single genomic region encodes these proteins:
- a CDS encoding mycothiol transferase, which translates to MDAKDILLDGYGRISPLVHAAVDGLDEDALSARLDPGANSIAWLVWHLARVQDDHVSDVAGHEQTWTADGWAERFALPFGPGETGYGFDADQVGRVRVGAELLTGYLDAVQVRTVDFLDGLSGADLDRVVDDAWDPPVTLGVRLVSVLDDDLEHAAQAAFVRGALERR; encoded by the coding sequence ATGGACGCCAAGGACATCCTGCTGGACGGCTACGGCCGCATCTCCCCGCTCGTGCACGCAGCGGTCGACGGCCTGGACGAGGACGCGCTGAGCGCCCGCCTCGATCCGGGGGCGAACTCGATCGCGTGGCTGGTGTGGCACCTCGCTCGGGTGCAGGACGACCACGTCAGTGACGTCGCCGGGCACGAGCAGACCTGGACGGCGGACGGCTGGGCGGAGCGCTTCGCCCTGCCGTTCGGACCGGGTGAGACGGGGTACGGCTTCGACGCGGACCAGGTGGGTCGGGTGCGGGTGGGCGCCGAACTGCTCACGGGGTACCTCGATGCGGTGCAGGTACGGACGGTCGACTTCCTGGACGGACTCTCCGGCGCTGACCTGGACCGGGTCGTCGACGACGCGTGGGACCCGCCGGTGACGTTGGGGGTCCGCCTGGTCAGCGTGCTGGACGACGACCTCGAGCACGCGGCGCAGGCGGCCTTCGTGCGGGGGGCGCTGGAGCGGCGCTGA
- a CDS encoding cold-shock protein — translation MAQGTVKWFNGEKGFGFIAPTDGGPDVFVHYSAIAGNGFRNLEENDQVEYEVTQGAKGPQASNVTRL, via the coding sequence ATGGCTCAGGGAACTGTCAAGTGGTTCAACGGCGAAAAGGGCTTTGGCTTCATCGCCCCGACCGACGGTGGCCCGGACGTCTTCGTCCACTACTCCGCGATCGCCGGTAACGGCTTCCGCAACCTGGAAGAGAACGACCAGGTCGAGTACGAGGTGACCCAGGGCGCCAAGGGCCCCCAGGCCTCGAACGTCACGCGTCTCTGA
- a CDS encoding VOC family protein: protein MAVARFKDLCLDTRDHQAQADWWCAVLGYVRHEPGDGPRDPTWPVPLRDPSGAGPFLWVNPVAEPKTVKNRMHLDVVGDLADLLAAGATMVRPRAEDRPWDVLADPEGNEFCAFRPEA from the coding sequence GTGGCCGTCGCGCGTTTCAAGGACCTCTGCCTCGACACCCGGGACCACCAGGCGCAGGCCGACTGGTGGTGCGCCGTCCTGGGCTACGTCCGGCACGAGCCCGGTGACGGCCCGCGGGATCCGACGTGGCCGGTCCCGTTGCGCGACCCCTCCGGTGCGGGCCCGTTCCTCTGGGTGAACCCCGTCGCGGAGCCCAAGACGGTGAAGAACCGGATGCACCTCGACGTCGTCGGGGACCTCGCCGACCTCCTCGCGGCCGGGGCCACGATGGTGCGGCCTCGCGCCGAGGACCGCCCGTGGGACGTGCTGGCCGACCCCGAGGGCAACGAGTTCTGCGCCTTCCGCCCGGAGGCGTAG
- a CDS encoding fatty acid desaturase family protein, producing the protein MPTTESVSDPVQPPPARARRSTPYATLTAAVQDAGLMRRRTGHYWWRIAFTTVAFLAVVAGAFLLRDSWLVLLVAAPLALVLTQFAFLGHDGAHKQIFASHRGNEWAARIFAALLTGLSYGWWMGKHTKHHQAPNARGIDTDIESEVVSFHEEAAAGRRGVLRWATAKQGYWFYPLLLLAGLNLHVDSTKSLISGRRAKKRWIDASLIVVHWGVYLAALVLLLGPARGAAFFGVHMAAFGVSMGGAFAPNHVGMPIVARETKVDFIRRQVLMSRNISGGWFVDLFMGGLNFQVEHHLFPSMPRPNLRAVQPFVRRFCAEHGIDYTETSLPQALKDIVAYLNDVGLAARDPFRCPLVSQLRAG; encoded by the coding sequence ATGCCCACGACCGAGTCCGTGTCCGACCCGGTGCAGCCGCCGCCCGCACGGGCGCGCCGCAGCACCCCGTACGCGACGCTCACCGCGGCCGTGCAGGACGCAGGCCTCATGCGCCGGCGGACGGGGCACTACTGGTGGCGCATCGCGTTCACCACGGTCGCCTTCCTCGCCGTGGTCGCGGGGGCGTTCCTGCTCCGGGACTCCTGGCTGGTGCTGCTGGTCGCGGCACCGCTCGCGCTGGTCCTCACCCAGTTCGCCTTCCTCGGCCACGACGGGGCGCACAAGCAGATCTTCGCCTCGCACCGTGGCAACGAGTGGGCGGCCCGGATCTTCGCCGCGCTGCTGACGGGTCTCAGCTACGGCTGGTGGATGGGCAAGCACACCAAGCACCACCAGGCCCCCAACGCCCGGGGGATCGACACCGACATCGAGTCCGAGGTCGTCTCCTTCCACGAGGAGGCCGCCGCCGGTCGTCGGGGCGTCCTGCGCTGGGCCACGGCCAAGCAGGGCTACTGGTTCTACCCGCTGCTGCTGCTGGCCGGGCTCAACCTGCACGTCGACTCCACGAAGTCGCTGATCAGCGGCCGCCGGGCCAAGAAGCGCTGGATCGACGCCTCCCTCATCGTCGTCCACTGGGGGGTCTACCTGGCCGCGCTCGTGCTGCTGCTCGGGCCGGCTCGCGGCGCCGCGTTCTTCGGTGTCCACATGGCCGCCTTCGGCGTCTCGATGGGCGGCGCCTTCGCGCCCAACCACGTCGGCATGCCGATCGTGGCCCGCGAGACCAAGGTCGACTTCATCCGTCGCCAGGTGCTGATGTCCCGCAACATCTCCGGCGGCTGGTTCGTCGACCTCTTCATGGGCGGCCTCAACTTCCAGGTGGAGCACCACCTGTTCCCCTCGATGCCCCGGCCCAACCTGCGCGCCGTCCAGCCGTTCGTGCGCCGCTTCTGCGCCGAGCACGGCATCGACTACACCGAGACCTCGTTGCCGCAGGCCCTCAAGGACATCGTCGCGTACCTCAACGACGTGGGCCTGGCCGCTCGCGACCCGTTCCGGTGCCCGCTCGTGTCGCAGCTGCGCGCCGGCTGA